ATATGACAATATAGAAGATTATGAAGATAACCCTTATTATCTAGGTGTTGTGGTCGGACGTACAGCTGGACGAACGAAAGATGGTTTGTTGATGGTTAACGGTAATAACTATCAACTTGAAAAAAATGATGGCAATAATCATTTACATGGTGGCGTAAAAGGTTTGGCCAAGCGTGTGTGGAACGTTGAAGAAAAGCAGTCATCTCTTGTTTTTACATATGTAAGCGAAGATGAGGAAGATGGCTATCCTGGTCAAGTCTCGTTCAAATTAACGTATGAACTTACTGATAATAATGAGCTTATTATCAGTTACTATGCAGAGACAGACGCGATGACCCCGATTAATTTAACAAACCATACGTATTTCAATTTAAGCGGGGATAAGAAAAGGGATATACAAGAGCATAGTCTTCAAGTAGCAAGTTCAAACGTTTATGAATTAGACAATGAATCTATTCCAACAGGAATTGTTCCGGTAGATAAGTTCCGAGAATTGGATTTTAGAAACGCCAAAAAGGTGAAAGAAGCGTTTTTCTCTGATCA
The genomic region above belongs to Bacillus sp. A301a_S52 and contains:
- a CDS encoding galactose mutarotase, producing MKKVAEFGNEEIIAYTIKNKVGMTLTALNYGAAITEICVSDRYGKKENVVVTYDNIEDYEDNPYYLGVVVGRTAGRTKDGLLMVNGNNYQLEKNDGNNHLHGGVKGLAKRVWNVEEKQSSLVFTYVSEDEEDGYPGQVSFKLTYELTDNNELIISYYAETDAMTPINLTNHTYFNLSGDKKRDIQEHSLQVASSNVYELDNESIPTGIVPVDKFRELDFRNAKKVKEAFFSDHDQIVKVGNGIDHPFLLEGDSIEEKIALIDHMSGRKLLVKTSDPAVVIYSGNQIKSTPLLNGGTANKYDGICLETQMPPNETERYLINKGEIYQKQTIFSFDTLDG